GTGGCGACACCCAGCGAGGTGAAGTTCGCGAACGTGGCGCTGGTGACCAGGACCCCGCCGTACGACTCCGGCAGCCCGAACAGCTCGCGGAGCCAGCGCAGCGCGATCGTCTCCACCTCGGTGGCCAGTGGTGAGGCCGTCCAGGACACGGCGTTCTGGTCCAGCAGTGCCGTGGTCCAGTCGGCAGCGAGGGCGGCCGGGGTGGCACCGCCGACGACGAAGTGGAAGAACCGTGGCCCGGCCGAGTGCGTGGCGACGGTGGTACCGATCCGGAGCAGCCGCTCCAGCGCCGCGACCGATCCGACGCCCTTCTCCGGCAGCCGGCCGCCGTCGGCCAGGTCGGAGAGTTCGGCCAGCAGCGGCTCGGTGGCCGGATCGTGCACCGGCCGGTCGGCGAGCGAGGCCAGGTACGGCACGGCGGCGCCGTACACCTGGCGCAGCACCGCCTCCGCCGAGTCCCGATCGTGCAGCGGATCGCCCATACCGACCTCCCGTACTGGCCCACGCCCTCGTCCGCCCACCCTGACACCTCGGCGCCTGCCTCGGCAGGGGCCAATTCACCGGTGGTGGTCGGCGTGCTGTCCACGACGGCCTCGGCCAGCGGCGCGGCCTCGCACCAGCGTGGCGGCCGAGTTCGTCACTCAGTCGGCGCAGCGTGGAGCGGCCGCGGTCAGGCTGCCGGTGATCCGGTAGCGGCCGGGCTGCGGGACCCGGAGCACGGTCCAGTCGCCGTACGGAGCCAGGCAGGCCGGCAGGACCGTCGCGGTGGGGTCGGTCGGGCGGACGGGTACCCCGTCTGGGCCGAACGGGCCCGTCACTCGCAGCCAGCGCGACCAGCGGAGCCGGACCAGGATCTCGCCGCCGGCCGGTACGTCGATCGTCAGCTCCGCCGAGGTGGCCCGGACGAGTTCGGCCCCGCCCCGCTCAGCACCCGGCCCCGGTCCCCCGCTCTCGTCCGGCAGATCACCGCCGCCCGGCGTCGCACCCGACCGGATACTCTCCACAATGGACGGAGCGCCGGTCACCGCGTACAGGGTCCAGTCGCGGTGCTGCCAGATCGGCGTCAGGTACGGCAGCCCGGCCCGGATCAGCTCCGCCTCCCGGCGACCGACCCAGGACGGCTTCGCATCCGCCAGCGCCACGTAGCCGACGCCGTTGTCCCGCAGCCACCGGCCGTACGAGTCCGCGTCCACGCTGCCGTCCAGGAAGAGCCGGTTGTACGCCTGGTCGACCTGGCGCAGCCAGCCCCGGGCCAGCGGTGCGGCCTCCGGCAGGTACGCCGCCTCCCAGTAGTTCGCGGTCGGCACCACCTCGATCCGGCCGGGTGGACGACGGGCGAGTTCGGCCATCAGCGGCTGGAAGTAGCTCCGTGACGCGGTCGGGTCGCCGGCCGCCCGAAGGTCGGCCACCAGCACCGGTGGCTCCACCACCGTCACCAGCACCAGCGCGCCGGCCAGGGCGGCGCCGGCCACCCGGGGCGACCAGCGCCGGGCCAGCCCGACCGGCAGCGCCCCGTAGCCCACCAGCACCGGCAGCGCGAACATCGCGGCGAGCCGGGTCGCGTTGAGCCCGACCGGCGTACGGACCGCGAACGCCGCCAGCACCCCCAGCGTGGCCAGGATCGCACCGATCCGTACCGCCCGTCGCGACACCAGCACCGCGACCAGCGCACTCGCGACGGCGGCGGTGACGGTGTCCGAGAGGCTGATGTTCATCCAGCCCCCCGAACCGAATACCAGTCCCAGCCCGGCCACCGGAACTCCGGCGCCGAGCGCCAGCGCCGCACCGTCGAGCACAGTGCGCCGCGCGTGCCTCAGGTGTGAAAAGGGGGCCCTTCTTCTACAGAAAGCGATAACAAGGGGCCCTTCCTTGCACGCCAGCGCGACCCCGGCGAGGCCGACGAAAAGCCCGGCGACCGGGCTGGCGGCGCCGGCCAGTAGGGCGGCGGTGCCGGCGGCGAGCCGGCGGGGTACCGGGCGGGGGGTGGTCAGCGCCAGCAGGGCGAGAAGGCCGAAGGCGACGCCGACCGCGTAGGTGATCCGGCCGGAGACGAGGTTGCCGGCTATGCAGGCGGCGCCGACCAGTGCACCGGCCAGGGGGCGGCGGGCGGCGGTACGGACCAGGAGCAGCGCCAGCGCCGCCGCCGAGACGAGCAGGGCGAGGACGCCCGCCAGGCGGGGGCCGAGCGAGTCCCCGCCGAGCCAGTCCATCAGCGGCGGGGTGACGAGGCTGTAGCCGTACGGCGACACGCCCCCGTACCAGCCGAGGTCCAGGGGCGCGAAGCCGTGCCGGGCGAAGAAGTTGGCCCGGGCGACCTGCGCGGACAGATCGGTGCCGAGAGGGGGTGCCAGCAGGAACACCCCGCCCAGCAGCACCGCCAGCCCGACCGCGCCGAGCACGGTGCGGATCGGACCGGCCGGCGACACCGTCCGGCGCTGATCAGGCATTGAGTACGCGTTCCGCAGCGGCCCGGCTGCGCCGCGCGGTTCGCAGGTAGTCGTCGAGGAACTCGCCCGGATCGTCGGCACCGAGCAGTCGGACCACGCCGGCGAGTTCGACCCCGTGCCGGGGCAACTGGTCGCCGGCCCGGCCGCGTACCAGCATCAACGCGTTGCGTACCTGCGCCGCCATGGTCCAGCCGGCGGCCATCGCGGCGGCGTCGGCGGCGTCGACGACGTCGGCCTCCCGGGCGGCGGCCAGCGCGTCGAGGGTACGGGTGCAGCGCAGTTCCGGCAGCGTGCCGGCGTGCCGGAGCTGCATCAACTGCACCGCCCACTCCACGTCGGCCAGCCCGCCCCGGCCCAGTTTGGTATTGGTCGCCGGATCGGCGTTCCGGGGCAGCCGCTCGGTCTCCACCCGGGCCTTGATCCGCCGGATCTCCACCACCTGCTCCCGGGTCAGTCCCTGCTCCGGATAGCGGACCGGATCGGCGACGGCCTCGAACTCGGTGCCGAGATCGGCGTCGCCGCAGACGTACCGGGCACGCAGCAGGGCCTGCGCCTCCCAGACCTTCGACCAGCGGGCGTAGTACTGCGCGTACGCGGCCAGGCTGCGGACCAGCGGCCCCTGCCGGCCCTCGGGGCGCAGGTCGGCGTCGACTCCGAGCGGCGGATCGGGCGCCGGCATCCCGAGCAGCCGGCGCAGCTCCTCGGCGATTCCCCGGGCCGCCGTACTCGCCGCGTCCTCGGCCACTCCCGGTGGGGGGTCGTAGACGAACAGCACGTCGGCGTCGGAGAGGTAGTTCATCTCGTACCCGCCGAGCCGGCCCACACCGATGACCGCGAACCGGAGTCCGGGCATCGTCGGCTGGGTCGCCCGGGCCACCCGCAGCGCCGCCCCGAGGGTGGCGTCGGTGACGGCGGAGAGCGCCGCGCCGACCGCGGTGACATCAAACATCGCCGCGTCTGCCGTACCCCGTTCCGGGCGGACCGGCGGCACCGGTCCGGTCCCGCCGCTCGGACGGGCCGGGGTCAGCGAACCGGCCTGGTGGAGCACGTCGGCACAGGCGACCCGGATCAGTTCCCGGCTGCGTAGCGCCCGGACCGCCCGGATCGCCTCGGTCGGGTTGGCCGGCTGCGGTCCCCGGCCGCCGAGGTGCCGGTCGGCCGCGGCGGCCAGCCCGTCGCGCAGTACGTCGGTGCCGCGTGGGGTCAGTTCGGCGTCCTCGGCGAGCAGCCGGAGCGCCTCCGGGTCCCGGGCCAGCAGGTCCGCGACGTAGCGGGAACCGGCCAGGATCCGGGCCAACCGGCGGGCCACCGGCCCCTCGTCACGCAGCAGCCGCAGGTACCACGGGGTGCCGCCGAGCTTGTCGGAGACCGTCCGGTAGTTGAGCAGTCCCCGGTCGGGCTCCGGCGCGTCGGCGAACTCCTGGAGCAGCACCGGAAGCAGGGTCCGCTGGATCGCCGCCGTCCGGGTCAGCCCGCCGGTGAGGGCCTCCAGGTGACGCAGCGCCCGAACCGGATCGCCGAATCCGAGGATCTCCAGTCGCTCCCGGGCCGCCTCCGGGGTCATCCGCAGGCCGTCGGCCGGTACCCGGGCGACCGACTCCAGCAGCGGCCGGTAGAGCAGTTTGGCGTGCAGTCGACGTACCTCGGTGGCATGCCCGACCCAGTCGGCCCGGAACGCCTCGACGGCGCTCTGGCCCGGCGATGCGGTGTAGCCGAGCGCGTGGGCCAGCCAACGCAGCGCGGGCGGATCCGCCGGCACGGTGTGGGTACGCCGCAGGCCCTGCAACTGGAGCCGGTGTTCGACGCCACGCAGGAACCTGTACCCGCGCAACAGAGCCTCACCGTCGGCCCGGCCGACGTAGCCGCCCGCGACCAGCGCCCGAAGTGCCGGAAGCGTGCCCCGGGACCGCAGCGACTCGTCGACCCGCCCGTGTACGAGCTGGAGGAGCTGTACGGCGAACTCGATGTCCCGCAGCCCACCCGGACCGCGCTTGATCTCGCGCTCCAGCTCCTTGGGTGGGATGTTGTCGATGATCTTCCGGCGCATGGACCGAACGTCCTCGACGGCCTCCGGACGCTCCGCCGCCCGCCAGACCAGCGGGGCGAGCTGGTCGATCCACTCCCCGGCCAACTCGGCGTCCCCGGCCGCCGGACGTGCCTTGAGCAGCGCCTGGAACTCCCAGGTCCGGGCCCACCGTCGGTAGTAGGCGAGATGACTGGCGAGGGTACGCACCAGCGGGCCACGGTTCCCCTCGGGCCGCAGCGCGGCATCCACCGGCCAGGCCACCAGCCCACAGATGTGGATCAACCGGGTCGCGATCTGGGTGGCGGCGGGCAGGTCCTCGTCCGTCGCGGCCACGAAGATGACGTCGACGTCGGAGACGTAGTTCAGCTCGTCGCCGCCGCACTTGCCCATCGCCACCACGGCGAGCCGGGGCACCGGGGTACCGTCCGCCAGCTCGCCGACCGCGATGTCGTACGCCGCGCCCAGGGTGGCATCGGCCAGCGCGGAGATCGCCGCCATGGTCTGCTCCAGGCCGCGCCCGCCGGTCAGGTCGGCCGCCGCGATCCGCAGCAGGGCCAGCCGGTACGCCTGCCGCAGCGCGGCCACCGCCGGCAGCCGCCGAGCGGTATCCGTCTCGGTGGCGCCTTCCGGAAACAGCATTCCCTCGGCGCTGGGCGGCAACCCGTCCGCCCCGGTGGAGAGTGCCTGCCACTGCTCCGGGTTCGCCACCAGGTGGTCGCCGAGCGCCGACGAGGCCCCGAGGACGGCGACCATCCTGCGTCGAAGCCCCGGGTCGGCGTGCATCCCGGTGATCAGTGCCGAACTGTCCGGGTCGGCGGCCGAGCGGCGTTCCGCCTCCACGATCCGGTGCAGTTGCCGCAGCGCCAGGTCGGGATCGGCGGCCCGGGACAGCGCGGTGAGCAGTTCGCCGGCCGGCTCGTCGACCGGTTCCAGAGCGACGACGTCCCACAGCCCGAGCCCGTCCGGCCCGAGTAGTTCCGTGGCCCGCCCGGCACCGGTCCCGACCCCGCCACCGTCGCCCACCCCGAAGCCGTACCGGGCGAGCCGGCCGGGCGCGCTGGTCGGTCTGGTCATCGCCGACGCCTCCTAGTGTCCGAGGAGCGGCAGCGTCCGCCGGGGCTCCGCGTCCGGTAGCCGGCCCTGGGCAAGCGCCGCGAACCGGGCGGCGAACGGCTGCCACACCTCCTCGACGTCCGGCAGCACCTCGGCGCAGGCGGCCACCACCAGCTCGGGGTCGTAGTCCAGCTCGGCCAGCACCGCCGAGTCGCGCGCCCAGTCGGCGATCATGTCCGTGTCGCACTCGATGTGAAACTGGAGTCCCCAGGCCCGGTCGCCGAGCCGGAACGCCTGGTGCGGATAGCGGGTCGAGGCGGCCAGCAGGGTCGCGCCGTGCGGCAGTTCGGTGATCTCGTCGACGTGCCACTGGAGCACGTCGGGGATCATCGGCACATACTTGAACAGCGGATCGCCGTCGGCCGCGTCCCGCTTACCGACCACGGTCGGCCCGACCTCCGGCCCGGCCTCGCTCCGCTGCACCGTACCGGCATGCGCGGTGGCCAGGAGCTGTGCGCCGAGACAGATCGCCAGGGTGGGCACCCGGTACCGGACCGCCTTGCGGAGCAGACCCTCCAGGGCCGGGAACCAGGGTGCACCGGGAGAGCCGTCGGGCGCCGGGTAGGGCTGCTGGTAGCCGCCGAGCACCACCAGCGCGTCGTACCCGGTCAGGTCCTCGGGAAGGCTCTCCCCGGCGTGCGGCCGGAGCACCCGCAGTTCGAGGCCGGCCTCGGTGAGCCACTCCCCCAGCCGGCGGGCGTCGTCCGTCGGGTCGTTCTCGATCACCAGCGCGATCGCGGTCGCGGTCGCACTCTCGGTTCCGGTCTCGCTGCCGGTCTCGGTTGTCACGGTGTCGAGGCTATCCGGTGGCCCCGCCGCACACCGATAGGCTCTGGGCCGACTGAACGAGGAGGCACGGTGCTCGACGATCAGGCCGTACGCCCACCGGCGCTGCGCCCCGGGGACACGGTGCTGCTGGTGTCACCCTCGGGGCCGACCCGACCGGAACGGGTGGCCCGGGGCGTGGAACTCCTCACCAGTTGGGGCCTGCGTCCGGTCCTCGCCCCGAACGCGTACGCCCAGCGCGGCTATCTGGCCGGCGACGACGCACTCCGGGCCGCCGACCTCAACGCCGCCTTCGCCGATCCGGCGGTACGCGGTGTCCTCTGCACCCGAGGCGGCTATGGCGCCCAGCGGGTCGTCGACGCCCTCGACATGGCGCCGGTCCGAAACGATCCGAAGGTGGTGGCCGGGTTCTCCGACATCACCGCGCTGCAACTCGCGCTCTGGCGCGGCGCCCGGCTGGCCACCGTGCACGGGCCGGGAGCCGCCTGGCTGGACGAGCGCACCCCGCCGGCCTCGGCAGAGTCGTTGCGCGCCGCGCTGATGAGCACCGAGCCGGTGGTGGTGCACCGGCTGGCAACCGAGGAGACCGCTCCGGTGCACGTCCCCGGTACGTCCACCGGCCCGCTGATCGGCGGCAACCTCTGCCTGATCGTGTCGTCGTTGGGGACTCCGGACATGCCGGACCTGACCGGGGCGATCCTGTTGATCGAGGACGTCGGGGAGCCGCCGTACAAGGTCGACCGGATGCTCACCCATCTACGCCGGGCCGGGGTGCTGGCCGGGGTGGCCGGGGTGGCGGTGGGCCAGTTCACCGACTGCGCCGACAGCTGGGCGATCGGGGTGGCCGAGGTGCTGGCCGAACGGCTGGGTGACCTGGGGGTGCCGGTGCTCGGCGGGCTGCCGATCGGGCACGGAGTCGGCCAGCTCACTGTGCCGGTGGGCGTACCCGCGACCCTGGACGCCACCGCCGGCACCCTGACCGTCTCCCCCGCCGTACGTTGAGGCTACGCGATTCGAAAACGTCGAGGGACATCCACCGCGCCAGGCTGACACTGCGTCGACAAGCAATCCGAGGTCATCTGTTGAGCCGATAGCCCACGTGCAGCCCGGAGCATGGATACCGATCAGGAACAACCGTTGTTCCTTCGCAATATCGATCGAGATCCTGCCCCTGCAGTCTCGATCCTGGCCCCGAAGGAAAGCTGAACCATTGTTTCGATGCCCCGGCCGCTCAACCGGCGACTTCCTCCATTGCAGCCCTCAGCCCTCCCATCGCGATGAGATCCGGGTACAGGCGACGCAGGGGCGGGTCCATGTGCCACACGTCAGTCATGACATCTACAGCACCGCAGTGCCCCACCTTTCAACGGGAACAGATCTCCCTTTAGCACCGACAGGTCCGACAGGTCCGAGGGAGGATTCCTTCATACCTCCCGTGTCCAGTAAATCATTCGAAATCCCTACCGTAAGGAAGCCGAAACGCGAATACCGGGACACCTGATTCCGTTGCCATAACGATGCCCTTGAGGCCGTCGTTCGTGCTAAATCGGATCATCTCAAACGTATCGCCTTCCAGTTTGTCTAGCGCCTCAAGAATTCCGTTTGTCTGAACGGTCAGTGGCGAGTCTGGGGCGAGCCGTTTACGGCGCCGGACATAGATGGCGCGAACCGCCGCAACCGAAGCGGTTGACCCTTCTGCATCTCGAATCCCCGAGGCACGGACGGCCGAAGAAAACGCCGCCGTACACCACGTTGCAACTGCATCAAACAGGGTTGAGTCATGCATCTGGAAGTTCCAATCCGCGCCTCAGGCTCGAGTCATTTAGCATCCGGAGAACGTGGAGCCACCGACACTCGACCGCACTTCCGCGCCCGTAACCTGGCCACGAATAGTCACTTCACCTTCCTCATACGGGTAGTTAACCCCGTCGACGATCTGTGACGCGACGGACGATCGAGGCACTCGGAGAACTACGCCCGGCCCATTGCCCTCTCTGCTGATGTCAAGGGCAATGTCAGGATCGGCGGTCCAGGATGTAAAGTTGCTACGAGTGTTACCACCGGCATGCTTGTCGGGGTCGTCATGCCCACCCCAGGGTGTCGCGATTCCACGCCGCGCCTCGTCGAGTTTCACATGATCAGACGCCAGGCCACGATAGAGCCAGTCGTCCCCTTCACTGTTGTGGACCAGGATTGGCGTGTTACCGGCCACCACATAGTACGTGTGGATGGTGTCCACAGTGAGGTTGTGGACCCGCTGGTTCTGGGCAGTCCACCGCTCGATCGCCGTTATCTGTACGTACGTGCCGGCTGCAGTGCGCAGCAGCGAACCCACCCGCAGGTCCGTGGCATCTATCCAGGCGCCGAGTTCCGCCGCCCAGAACGGGTGGCCGTCGGTGGCGACGAGCTTCCCGATCCGGTCGCCACGGTCGCCGTCCAGGTCGATCGTTACCCCGACCAGCTTCTTCTCGCCCTGACCGACGATCAGGTTGGTGACCGGTTGGGCTCCCGTCTCCCCGGTCGTCGGATCGGTGGCGAGCACCAGGTCGCCGACCCGCACGTTCTCGATCGGCTTCCCGCTGCCGTTCGCCATCAGGACCGCCGTACCGGGAACGAAGCTGTTCTTGCCGGGAACGGAGCAGCTCCCGCCGGGAGTGGTCCGCGCCGGCGCCGGCGCCGGTCCGTCGGGGCTCATCATCGAGCCGGCGCCGCTTCGACCACCGCCGGCCAGGGCGCCGCCGCTGAGTCGGCCACTCGCGATGCTGGCGATCTCTTCACGAGCGCCCCGGATCAGGCCCTGTCCGGCACCCCGCAGCCCCTGGCCCAGCCCACGGATACCGGCCCCGAGCGCCTGGCCGGCGACGGAACCGAGGGCGCCGCCGAGCGCTCCGGTCAGTCCGCCCATGGCCGCCGTGCCCACCAGGTCCCAACCACGCTTGCCGTTCATGTAGCCGGTGACGGCCGAGCCGACCGCACCGGCGAGTGCGCCGCAGGCGACCGCGCCCACGCCGGTCCAGCCGATGGCCGCACCACAGCCGATCCCTACGACGGCGCCGGCCGCGAATCCGACAATCTCGGCGGCGTGGTCCTCGACGAACTGAGT
The nucleotide sequence above comes from Plantactinospora soyae. Encoded proteins:
- a CDS encoding bifunctional [glutamine synthetase] adenylyltransferase/[glutamine synthetase]-adenylyl-L-tyrosine phosphorylase; amino-acid sequence: MTRPTSAPGRLARYGFGVGDGGGVGTGAGRATELLGPDGLGLWDVVALEPVDEPAGELLTALSRAADPDLALRQLHRIVEAERRSAADPDSSALITGMHADPGLRRRMVAVLGASSALGDHLVANPEQWQALSTGADGLPPSAEGMLFPEGATETDTARRLPAVAALRQAYRLALLRIAAADLTGGRGLEQTMAAISALADATLGAAYDIAVGELADGTPVPRLAVVAMGKCGGDELNYVSDVDVIFVAATDEDLPAATQIATRLIHICGLVAWPVDAALRPEGNRGPLVRTLASHLAYYRRWARTWEFQALLKARPAAGDAELAGEWIDQLAPLVWRAAERPEAVEDVRSMRRKIIDNIPPKELEREIKRGPGGLRDIEFAVQLLQLVHGRVDESLRSRGTLPALRALVAGGYVGRADGEALLRGYRFLRGVEHRLQLQGLRRTHTVPADPPALRWLAHALGYTASPGQSAVEAFRADWVGHATEVRRLHAKLLYRPLLESVARVPADGLRMTPEAARERLEILGFGDPVRALRHLEALTGGLTRTAAIQRTLLPVLLQEFADAPEPDRGLLNYRTVSDKLGGTPWYLRLLRDEGPVARRLARILAGSRYVADLLARDPEALRLLAEDAELTPRGTDVLRDGLAAAADRHLGGRGPQPANPTEAIRAVRALRSRELIRVACADVLHQAGSLTPARPSGGTGPVPPVRPERGTADAAMFDVTAVGAALSAVTDATLGAALRVARATQPTMPGLRFAVIGVGRLGGYEMNYLSDADVLFVYDPPPGVAEDAASTAARGIAEELRRLLGMPAPDPPLGVDADLRPEGRQGPLVRSLAAYAQYYARWSKVWEAQALLRARYVCGDADLGTEFEAVADPVRYPEQGLTREQVVEIRRIKARVETERLPRNADPATNTKLGRGGLADVEWAVQLMQLRHAGTLPELRCTRTLDALAAAREADVVDAADAAAMAAGWTMAAQVRNALMLVRGRAGDQLPRHGVELAGVVRLLGADDPGEFLDDYLRTARRSRAAAERVLNA
- a CDS encoding type 1 glutamine amidotransferase, which encodes MTTETGSETGTESATATAIALVIENDPTDDARRLGEWLTEAGLELRVLRPHAGESLPEDLTGYDALVVLGGYQQPYPAPDGSPGAPWFPALEGLLRKAVRYRVPTLAICLGAQLLATAHAGTVQRSEAGPEVGPTVVGKRDAADGDPLFKYVPMIPDVLQWHVDEITELPHGATLLAASTRYPHQAFRLGDRAWGLQFHIECDTDMIADWARDSAVLAELDYDPELVVAACAEVLPDVEEVWQPFAARFAALAQGRLPDAEPRRTLPLLGH
- a CDS encoding S66 peptidase family protein, whose amino-acid sequence is MLDDQAVRPPALRPGDTVLLVSPSGPTRPERVARGVELLTSWGLRPVLAPNAYAQRGYLAGDDALRAADLNAAFADPAVRGVLCTRGGYGAQRVVDALDMAPVRNDPKVVAGFSDITALQLALWRGARLATVHGPGAAWLDERTPPASAESLRAALMSTEPVVVHRLATEETAPVHVPGTSTGPLIGGNLCLIVSSLGTPDMPDLTGAILLIEDVGEPPYKVDRMLTHLRRAGVLAGVAGVAVGQFTDCADSWAIGVAEVLAERLGDLGVPVLGGLPIGHGVGQLTVPVGVPATLDATAGTLTVSPAVR